In the genome of Drosophila pseudoobscura strain MV-25-SWS-2005 chromosome 3, UCI_Dpse_MV25, whole genome shotgun sequence, one region contains:
- the GstE1 gene encoding glutathione S-transferase 1, which translates to MSKNIILYGIDMSPCVRAVQLTLKALELPYEYKEVDLQSGEHLREEFLKKNPQHTVPVLDDDGTIIWDSHAIVIYLVDKYGKSDELYPKDLAKRAAINQRLFFDASVLFPSLANVSGPFWVNGVKEVPQEKLDTIHRGLKMVETFLGSNKYLVGDSLTLADICCGPTVTSLPAAVDIDPAVYPKVTAWVERLNKLAFFEQINRAPAKNYCDFLRSQWTKLGA; encoded by the coding sequence ATGTCGAAAAATATAATTCTGTATGGAATAGATATGAGCCCATGTGTTCGGGCTGTCCAGCTGACACTGAAGGCACTGGAGCTGCCGTACGAGTACAAGGAGGTGGACCTGCAGAGCGGAGAACATCTCAGAGAGGAGTTCCTGAAGAAGAACCCCCAGCACacagtgccagtgctggatgaCGACGGAACCATCATCTGGGACTCCCATGCTATAGTGATCTACCTCGTGGACAAGTATGGAAAGTCCGATGAGCTCTATCCAAAGGACCTGGCCAAACGGGCCGCCATCAACCAACGGCTGTTCTTCGATGCCAGCGTCCTCTTTCCCTCCCTGGCCAATGTCAGCGGGCCCTTCTGGGTGAACGGAGTGAAGGAGGTGCCGCAAGAGAAGCTCGACACCATCCATAGGGGTCTAAAGATGGTGGAAACTTTCCTGGGCAGCAACAAATACCTCGTGGGCGACTCGCTGACACTCGCCGACATCTGCTGTGGACCCACGGTGACCTCACTGCCAGCAGCCGTGGATATCGATCCTGCGGTGTATCCCAAGGTGACTGCTTGGGTGGAGCGCCTCAACAAGTTGGCCTTCTTTGAGCAAATCAACAGAGCCCCAGCAAAGAACTACTGCGACTTCCTCCGCAGCCAGTGGACCAAGCTGGGTGCATAA
- the GstE2 gene encoding glutathione S-transferase 1: protein MSDIVLYGMDISPPVRACLLTLRALGLAFEYKEVNLFAGEHRSPEFLQKNPQHTVPLLDDGGALIWDSHAIVCYLVDKYAKTDELYPKDLVKRAQVNQRLYFDASILFMALRNISVPYFLHNVSLVPKEKVNNVSEAYGHLETFLGESPYVTGDTLTVADLCCAATAASLAAVLDLDTVKYPKIAAWLERISKLPHYTEDNLRGANKYIGMLKGSLTIV, encoded by the coding sequence ATGTCGGATATTGTGCTGTATGGAATGGACATTAGTCCGCCGGTGAGGGCCTGTTTGCTGACTCTGCGAGCTTTGGGCTTGGCCTTCGAGTATAAGGAAGTCAATCTCTTCGCAGGGGAGCATCGTTCCCCAGAGTTTCTGCAGAAGAATCCCCAGCACACAGTCCCGTTGCTGGATGACGGCGGAGCACTCATTTGGGACTCGCACGCCATCGTCTGCTACTTGGTGGACAAGTATGCAAAGACGGACGAGCTCTATCCCAAGGATCTGGTGAAGCGTGCCCAGGTCAATCAACGTTTGTACTTCGATGCTAGCATCTTGTTCATGGCCCTACGCAATATCAGTGTTCCCTACTTCCTCCACAATGTGAGCTTGGTGCCCAAAGAGAAGGTGAACAATGTAAGCGAAGCCTATGGACATCTGGAGACATTCCTGGGCGAAAGTCCTTACGTCACAGGCGATACCCTAACCGTAGCGGACCTGTGTTGTGCGGCTACGGCTGCCTCGCTGGCCGCAGTCCTCGACCTGGACACAGTGAAGTATCCCAAGATCGCGGCTTGGCTGGAACGCATCTCTAAGCTGCCCCACTATACGGAGGACAACCTGCGGGGCGCGAATAAGTACATTGGCATGCTAAAGGGATCTTTGACCATTGTGTAA